The following are from one region of the Staphylococcus argenteus genome:
- the csm5 gene encoding type III-A CRISPR-associated RAMP protein Csm5, with translation MTIKNYEVVIKTLGPVHIGSGQVMKKQDYIYDFYNSKVYMINGNKLVKFLKRKNLLDTYQNFLRNPPKNPRENGLKDYLDAQNVKQSEWKAFVSYSEKVNQGKKYGNIRPKPLNDLHLMIRDGQNKVYLPGSSIKGAIKIALVSKYDNEKNKDIYSKIKVSDSEPIDESHLAIYQKIDINKSEKPMPLYRECVDVDTEIKFKLTIEDEIYSINEIEQSIRDFYKNYYDKWLVGFKETKGGRRFALEGGMPDVLNQNILFLGAGAGFVSKTTHYQLKSREQAKRDSFKELTKKFRRTYGKMKEIPSNVPVALKGTTNQSRRTSYQQGMCKISFQELNNEVL, from the coding sequence ATGACAATAAAAAATTATGAAGTTGTTATTAAAACTTTAGGTCCAGTTCATATTGGTAGTGGTCAAGTTATGAAGAAGCAAGATTACATTTATGATTTTTATAATTCTAAAGTTTATATGATTAATGGCAATAAACTAGTTAAATTTTTAAAAAGAAAAAATTTACTTGATACATATCAAAACTTTTTGAGAAACCCACCAAAAAATCCAAGAGAAAATGGACTGAAAGACTATTTAGACGCTCAAAATGTTAAGCAAAGTGAATGGAAAGCATTTGTGAGTTATTCTGAAAAGGTCAATCAAGGCAAGAAATATGGTAATATACGTCCTAAACCGCTAAATGATTTACATCTAATGATAAGAGATGGGCAAAATAAAGTGTATCTTCCAGGTAGTTCAATTAAAGGCGCTATCAAAATAGCCCTTGTATCAAAATATGATAATGAAAAAAATAAAGATATTTATAGCAAAATTAAAGTCAGCGATTCAGAGCCTATCGATGAAAGTCATTTAGCGATTTATCAAAAAATAGACATTAATAAAAGTGAAAAACCAATGCCTCTATATAGAGAGTGTGTAGATGTAGATACTGAAATAAAATTTAAGTTAACCATCGAAGATGAAATTTATTCTATTAATGAAATTGAACAAAGTATCAGAGATTTTTACAAAAACTATTATGACAAATGGTTGGTCGGTTTTAAAGAAACAAAAGGTGGAAGACGATTTGCATTAGAAGGTGGTATGCCCGATGTTCTAAACCAAAATATTTTATTCTTAGGAGCTGGCGCAGGATTTGTTAGTAAAACGACACATTATCAATTAAAAAGTCGAGAACAGGCGAAAAGAGATTCTTTTAAAGAGTTAACTAAAAAATTCCGTAGAACTTATGGAAAAATGAAAGAAATACCTTCTAACGTACCTGTTGCTTTAAAAGGGACAACTAACCAAAGTCGTCGTACTTCATACCAGCAAGGTATGTGTAAAATAAGTTTTCAAGAGTTAAATAATGAGGTGTTATAA
- the csm6 gene encoding type III-A CRISPR-associated CARF protein Csm6 — MKVLFSPIGNSDPWSNDRDGAMLHIVRHYQPDIVVLFFTESIWEGNKNIPGRKNFDWESIILKVSPGTKVNIKVDNIKYENDFDSYKDLFHFYINEIRTEYSEAEILLNVTSGTPQMESTLCLEYISNPNNMQCIQVSTPAPTEGPRRSFAKPETLIEDLNKVNDNEKVATNRSKSIDIISFREVMVRSQIKGLVDNYDYEGALNLVSNQKSFRNGKLLRKKLLALTNQIKTHEVFPEINVKYNNAALKKSLFHYLLVNMRYNRLDVAETLIRVKSIAEFILKTYLENHWTHLMIEIDGKPYLNAEDNLSFIYKYKLLLEKRKQNLDTSRILGLPAFIDMLSILEPKSKLLKEVKAVNDINGLRNSIAHNLEVLHLDENKNYKKIMLSVEAIKNMLNISFPEIDEQDYNYFEEKNKEFKELL, encoded by the coding sequence ATGAAAGTACTATTTAGTCCAATAGGTAATTCAGATCCATGGAGTAATGATAGAGATGGTGCAATGCTTCATATCGTACGTCATTATCAACCTGATATAGTAGTTTTATTTTTTACTGAAAGTATCTGGGAAGGTAATAAAAATATACCTGGACGTAAAAACTTTGATTGGGAAAGTATTATTTTAAAAGTATCTCCAGGAACAAAAGTAAATATAAAAGTTGATAACATTAAATATGAAAATGATTTTGATAGCTATAAAGACTTATTTCACTTTTATATAAATGAGATAAGAACTGAATATTCCGAGGCAGAAATTTTATTAAATGTTACAAGTGGCACGCCACAAATGGAATCTACTTTATGTTTAGAATACATTTCTAACCCTAATAATATGCAATGTATACAAGTTTCAACGCCTGCGCCTACTGAAGGGCCTAGACGTTCATTTGCGAAACCTGAAACTTTGATTGAAGATTTAAATAAAGTTAATGATAATGAAAAAGTTGCTACTAATAGAAGCAAATCAATTGATATTATAAGTTTTAGAGAAGTTATGGTGCGTTCACAGATAAAAGGTTTAGTAGATAATTATGATTATGAAGGTGCGCTTAATTTAGTAAGTAATCAAAAGTCTTTTCGTAATGGAAAATTATTAAGAAAAAAATTATTAGCTTTAACAAATCAAATTAAAACACATGAAGTCTTTCCAGAAATTAATGTGAAATATAATAATGCAGCTTTAAAAAAATCATTGTTTCATTATTTACTAGTAAATATGAGATATAATCGACTTGATGTGGCTGAAACATTAATTAGAGTGAAGTCTATTGCTGAGTTTATACTTAAAACATATCTTGAAAATCATTGGACTCATTTAATGATTGAAATTGACGGTAAACCATACTTAAATGCTGAAGATAATTTATCTTTTATTTACAAATATAAATTATTATTAGAAAAAAGAAAACAGAATTTAGATACCTCAAGAATTTTAGGTCTTCCAGCATTTATAGATATGCTTAGTATTTTAGAACCTAAGTCTAAATTATTAAAAGAAGTAAAAGCAGTGAATGATATCAATGGATTAAGAAATTCTATAGCTCACAATTTAGAAGTGTTACATCTAGATGAAAATAAAAATTATAAAAAAATTATGTTATCTGTTGAAGCTATAAAAAATATGCTGAATATTTCATTTCCTGAGATAGATGAACAAGACTATAATTACTTTGAAGAAAAAAATAAGGAATTTAAAGAATTATTATGA